A genomic stretch from Aedes albopictus strain Foshan chromosome 2, AalbF5, whole genome shotgun sequence includes:
- the LOC134287739 gene encoding uncharacterized protein LOC134287739 yields the protein MPIQRTGSILGNAKINRSSGPSAVMAYSSSPAASSFYSSMMQTECSISLKSTVTPHRHKSGSRFHHSKSHSISGSREATPVRLVGIPSRRTNSERYDRQKTASLPLPKRKQLSLSANYSGDPGGAPDDEEREHETAERPVERRSVRGNVLSEDVYNMSSLGDNCSFVTITGNAFSNRRDSNCTLNSNSYKEQYILGSNYNNNINRHSQEHYDSMLLSSTAVRLKDKDDGGQEPGAIVVEHLVAPRKEQECDSSLERKQHHYETNAKSLEDIL from the exons ATGCCCATCCAGCGTACTGGTTCGATTTTGGGCAATGCCAAAATCAACCGTTCATCCGGACCATCAGCCGTAATGGCCTATTCGTCTTCCCCGGCGGCCTCGTCCTTCTACAGTTCTATGATGCAGACGGAATGTTCGATATCGCTGAAATCCACCGTGACTCCCCATCGGCACAAATCGGGCTCTCGGTTCCATCACTCCAAGTCCCACTCGATCTCCGGCTCACGGGAAGCCACTCCGGTGCGGTTGGTGGGCATTCCCAGCAGGCGAACCAACTCGGAGCGGTACGACCGGCAGAAGACTGCCTCGCTGCCACTGCCCAAGCGGAAACAGCTGAGCTTGAGTGCCAATTACTCCGGTGATCCAGGGGGCGCACCGGATGACGAAGAACGAGAACATGAGACTGCTGAGAGGCCGGTGGAGCGACGGAGCGTGCGAGGGAATGTCCTTAGCGAGGACGTGTACAATATGAGCAGTCTGGGAGACAACTGTTCGTTCGTAACAATCACCGGGAACGCTTTTAGCAATCGTCGAGATTCCAATTGTACGTTAAATAGCAATAGCTACAAGGAGCAGTACATTCTAG GTAGTAACTATAATAATAATATCAACCGTCACAGCCAAGAGCATTACGATTCGATGCTGCTGTCGTCGACGGCGGTGCGGCTGAAGGACAAGGACGACGGCGGCCAGGAGCCGGGAGCAATAGTAGTAGAGCACTTGGTTGCCCCCAGGAAGGAGCAGGAGTGTGACTCTAGTTTGGAGCGAAAGCAGCACCACTATGAGACAAATGCCAAGTCCCTGGAGGATATTTTATGA